A genomic stretch from Theobroma cacao cultivar B97-61/B2 chromosome 4, Criollo_cocoa_genome_V2, whole genome shotgun sequence includes:
- the LOC18600773 gene encoding uncharacterized protein LOC18600773 — translation MESLQGKKMEAFDKPAKTLFRDRSLEQDAKPLKESSKGAAAAAAFMVEKSWENGVRVSINGKEGSRDDEDGDGLEDSEMNGVSSLLQMKGGVRNIDVNGGNESAKGFGSLLGAVGRSKEIDDENVLASGDDGGSLMVDIHGEIVKTDGKRRRDLDDKENGGGDIMGRMDAIVDEEGDDDVGGDWGWEFSAGDFVWGKIRSHPWWPGQVYDPSNASDYAVKVRQKGRLLVAYFGDSSFAWCHPSQLKPFEENFEEMSRLSNSKNFLNAVQTSANEIGRLVELKMTCTCVPEENFIGLDRSLAANAGIKKGVPVPEGGIGKLSIGLFAPEEILGKLKDIAQAVLMSNLLECTVLKGWLSAFYRLVGRQMPMYHDPMSILDPEENVSTLVVDMSDYSEAMEVPIAGLVEEDWVSSTPGLKFGQRNQTLLRCPEISEDGMYLMRKQKSIAEIIKGEVDADARKDEDVALKGTNSGEQASSSRRKKTKANGDDDSNLSSISRKRKGTELSGYLTARKGKMSTVETDGIGAKEDMDKGYSSRGRKKKDKGASNNVDDSRGKEDTNNDPVSARRKANVGSGVGKSDVEAKDLIESGSLLRERKKSKYLSPPYTSPTGKLSRMGIEAESLKVSNESQLGEQMTKATGNLVRSSQVPNYSGQRNQLPEEVHTEQEASNESSFHTPKRYLNRMIDLAKANTPANEVLIEVQSVALSPQYPRKNNTFEIAVEFLSEFRSSVYRDGLNYKIYSQFQPHRKRKSPDSVTGSSGKDQNLTDYAPSGRTSLKKKVGKNEESKMAQSEAGQATRSSPKKTSEELKAYNPEIKQAARAAVMKKNDNEVENSLPTALFVTFGPGSSLPTKDDLIRIYSRYGALNVEDTDMFYNNFCARVVFIRSSEAKQAFNSSQYASPFGASNVSFRLRIHPAASAHDHREKPSAKPSPLAKERAKSSKKSLASQKSADQASQNSADQASQLNFIRHKLEMLTSMLEKSDEKMSSEIKSKVHSEIKGLLEKVNTMVKSSS, via the coding sequence ATGGAGTCTCTGCAGGGGAAAAAAATGGAAGCTTTTGATAAGCCAGCAAAAACCCTCTTTAGAGATAGGTCTTTAGAGCAAGATGCTAAACCCCTCAAGGAAAGTTCTAAAGGTGCTGCTGCGGCTGCTGCTTTTATGGTTGAAAAGTCATGGGAAAATGGCGTTAGGGTTTCTATAAATGGAAAGGAAGGTTctcgtgatgatgaagatgGTGACGGGCTTGAGGATTCTGAGATGAATGGGGTTTCTTCTTTGTTGCAAATGAAAGGAGGCGTTAGAAACATTGATGTTAATGGTGGAAATGAGAGTGCTAAAGGGTTTGGTTCTCTTTTAGGTGCTGTTGGTAGAAGTAAGGAAATTGATGATGAAAATGTGTTGGCAAgtggtgatgatggtggttcACTTATGGTGGATATTCATGGCGAAATTGTGAAAACTGATGGGAAAAGAAGGAGGGATTTGGATGATAAGGAGAATGGTGGTGGTGATATAATGGGGAGGATGGATGCAATAGTTGATGAGGAAGGGGATGATGATGTTGGTGGTGATTGGGGGTGGGAGTTTTCTGCCGGTGATTTCGTATGGGGTAAAATCAGGAGCCATCCATGGTGGCCAGGGCAGGTTTATGATCCATCCAATGCATCAGACTATGCAGTGAAGGTGAGACAGAAGGGAAGACTCCTTGTTGCATATTTTGGTGATAGTTCATTTGCTTGGTGCCACCCATCTCAGTTGAAGCCTTTTGAGGAGAATTTTGAGGAGATGTCAAGATTGAGTAACTCAAAGAATTTTCTTAATGCTGTACAGACATCTGCAAATGAAATTGGCAGACTTGTAGAGTTGAAGATGACATGCACTTGTGTTCCAGAAGAGAATTTTATTGGACTTGACAGGTCCCTAGCTGCAAATGCTGGGATAAAGAAAGGAGTTCCTGTGCCTGAAGGTGGAATTGGAAAGCTCTCAATTGGTCTCTTTGCGCCTGAAGAAATTCTTGGTAAACTGAAAGATATTGCACAGGCAGTTCTAATGAGTAATTTGCTTGAATGTACAGTTTTGAAGGGCTGGCTTTCGGCTTTCTATCGATTGGTAGGGCGTCAAATGCCCATGTACCATGATCCCATGTCAATTCTGGACCCTGAAGAAAATGTCAGTACTCTCGTGGTGGACATGAGTGACTATAGTGAGGCAATGGAAGTCCCAATCGCTGGGCTAGTTGAAGAAGATTGGGTTTCTTCTACACCAGGTCTCAAATTTGGCCAACGCAATCAAACTTTGTTGAGGTGCCCGGAGATTTCCGAGGATGGCATGTATCTGATGAGGAAACAGAAAAGCATTGCTGAAATTATAAAAGGTGAAGTTGATGCTGACGCCAGAAAGGATGAGGATGTGGCTCTGAAGGGAACAAATTCAGGTGAACAAGCATCCTCATCTAGGaggaaaaagacaaaagcTAATGGTGATGATGACAGTAATTTAAGTTCCATATCAAGGAAGAGGAAGGGAACTGAGCTTTCAGGATATCTTACAGCTAGAAAGGGCAAAATGTCTACAGTTGAAACTGATGGCATCGGGGCGAAGGAAGATATGGATAAGGGTTATTCATCAAggggaaggaaaaagaaagataaaggaGCCAGCAATAATGTTGATGATAGCAGGGGCAAAGAAGATACCAATAACGATCCTGTCTCTGCTAGAAGGAAAGCCAATGTTGGTTCAGGGGTTGGAAAAAGTGATGTTGAAGCCAAAGACCTTATTGAGAGTGGTTCTTTAttgagagaaaggaaaaagagcaAGTACTTATCCCCTCCTTACACAAGTCCAACTGGGAAGCTAAGCAGAATGGGCATAGAAGCAGAATCCTTAAAGGTTTCCAATGAGTCCCAATTAGGAGAGCAGATGACTAAGGCTACTGGCAACCTTGTTAGGTCCTCTCAGGTTCCCAATTATAGTGGTCAAAGGAATCAACTCCCTGAAGAAGTTCATACAGAGCAGGAAGCATCAAATGAATCAAGTTTTCATACACCAAAACGATACCTGAATAGGATGATTGATCTGGCAAAAGCTAACACTCCTGCCAATGAAGTTTTAATTGAAGTGCAGTCTGTAGCTCTTAGTCCACAATACCCAAGGAAAAACAACACTTTTGAGATTGCTGTGGAGTTTTTATCTGAATTCAGAAGCTCAGTTTACCGAGATGgattaaattacaaaatatatagTCAATTTCAACCTCATAGAAAGAGGAAATCTCCGGACTCTGTTACTGGGTCATCAGGAAAGGACCAAAATTTGACTGATTATGCTCCCTCTGGACGGACATCCCTGAAGAAAAAGGTTGGAAAGAATGAAGAGTCGAAGATGGCGCAATCTGAAGCTGGGCAGGCTACCAGGTCTTCACCgaagaaaacaagtgaagaactGAAGGCATACAACCCTGAAATCAAGCAAGCTGCCAGGGCTGCAGttatgaagaaaaatgataatgaagttgaaaattctTTACCTACTGCTCTCTTTGTGACATTTGGCCCCGGATCCTCATTGCCTACCAAAGATGATCTTATTAGAATATACAGCAGGTATGGAGCTCTAAACGTGGAGGATACAGATATGTTCTACAATAATTTCTGTGCTCGTGTTGTCTTCATAAGAAGCTCTGAGGCTAAACAAGCCTTCAACAGTTCACAATATGCTAGTCCCTTTGGAGCTTCCAATGTCAGTTTCCGGCTTCGGATTCACCCAGCTGCATCAGCTCATGATCACAGGGAAAAACCAAGTGCAAAACCTTCTCCTTTAGCTAAGGAGAGAGCGAAAAGCTCAAAGAAGTCATTGGCTTCCCAAAAATCAGCTGATCAGGCATCCCAAAATTCAGCTGATCAGGCATCGCAGCTTAACTTCATCAGGCACAAACTTGAGATGCTGACGTCAATGCTGGAGAAATCAGATGAAAAGATGTCCTCAGAAATAAAATCCAAAGTACATAGTGAGATAAAAGGCCTCTTGGAGAAGGTAAACACAATGGTTAAGTCTTCATCTTAA
- the LOC18600774 gene encoding universal stress protein A-like protein yields the protein MATSEATATRIMLAVNQSTIKGYPHASISSRGAFEWTLQKIVRSNTSGFKLLFLHVQVPDEDGFDDMDSIFASPEDFKSMRHRDRARGLHLLEYFVTKCHQIGVASEAWIKKGDPKEVICHEVKRVQPDLLVVGSRGLGPFQRVFVGTVSEFCVKHAECPVVTIKRNPDEAPQDPVDD from the exons ATGGCAACAAGTGAGGCAACCGCAACACGGATAATGTTGGCAGTGAACCAGTCAACGATCAAAGGGTACCCTCACGCTTCGATAAGCAGCAGAGGAGCTTTCGAGTGGACTCTTCAGAAGATCGTTCGATCAAACACTTCCGGTTTCAAGCTTCTCTTCCTCCATGTTCAAGTTCCCGATGAAGAtg GGTTTGATGACATGGACAGCATATTTGCCTCTCCTGAAGATTTCAAGAGCATGAGGCACAGGGACAGGGCAAGAGGGCTTCATCTGCTGGAATACTTTGTTACAAAGTGTCATCAGATTGGG GTTGCTTCTGAAGCATGGATCAAGAAAGGTGATCCAAAGGAGGTTATCTGTCATGAAGTGAAGAGGGTCCAGCCTGATCTCCTTGTTGTGGGTAGTAGAGGACTCGGTCCTTTCCAGCG GGTGTTTGTTGGAACTGTGAGTGAATTTTGCGTGAAGCATGCTGAGTGCCCAGTTGTCACGATCAAGCGCAATCCGGATGAAGCTCCTCAGGACCCTGTGGATGACTAA
- the LOC18600772 gene encoding uncharacterized protein LOC18600772: MEYNSPRVSRKVRGGPTWKSRYAVDEGGDFIECSGKYCRSCTAGVIADCVALCCCPCAVLDLLTLALVKVPWKMGRRCLGLGKKKRKKVEMKRKCKTSCCCCSTSGGGDHQVGDGNLRERVRVEEGMWEFPTAFAEEKEEEIGNLSARLEAERVWLELYQVGHLGFGRVSFTGI, encoded by the coding sequence atggaGTATAATTCACCTCGAGTTTCACGTAAAGTACGAGGAGGACCCACATGGAAGAGCAGGTACGCCGTCGACGAAGGTGGGGATTTCATAGAGTGTTCTGGCAAGTATTGTCGATCATGCACCGCTGGAGTGATTGCTGACTGTGTGGCACTCTGTTGTTGCCCTTGTGCCGTGCTCGATCTCTTGACGCTCGCATTGGTTAAAGTCCCATGGAAAATGGGGAGGAGGTGTTTGGGTctggggaagaagaagagaaagaaggtggaaatgaagagaaaatgtaaGACAAGCTGTTGTTGTTGTAGTACTAGTGGTGGTGGTGATCATCAGGTTGGGGATGGGAATTTGAGAGAAAGGGTAAGGGTAGAAGAGGGAATGTGGGAATTTCCAACAGCATTTgcagaagagaaagaagaagaaataggGAATTTGAGTGCAAGGCTTGAAGCTGAGAGAGTTTGGTTAGAGTTGTATCAGGTTGGTCATTTGGGTTTTGGGAGGGTTTCTTTCACTGGTATTTAA